The sequence below is a genomic window from Brachyhypopomus gauderio isolate BG-103 chromosome 5, BGAUD_0.2, whole genome shotgun sequence.
AACCTGCTGTGATGGTCTCTTCACCTGGCCAAGCCAAGTGGCTGCACCTGTTTTGGAGGAAACCTAAATGTCGGTCTCCCTCAGCATGGCACCTTCCCCATTCGTACAGAGCTCCTCGCAATCCTTCATGTCTGTGGTGGCCTGCACTCCCACCAGCTCCTGGTCCCTGTTCGGTTCGTCCGTCTCTGCTTGCCTATACTGATTCATCTGCTTCTGCTCCCGGTCTAGCAGCCGGTAGTTGATGAAGTTGCCGATGAACAGCCAGACGCTGGCAAAGATCACTACTGAGCCACAGCAGATGTACAAGTACTTGTAGTTCCCGGTAACATCAACTAGTTTCCCTGCAAGGCAGCAGTTGGAGGACATCATGTAAATTAACTACATTTCTTACTTGTGGGATTACATGTTGGTTTCTGGAAAAAGAGCAGTCACCTATGGTTTGTACAGTAGCTGGATTTTCTAGTAACTGGGTCAGTACTATTGATCTGCTTAAAAAATGTCTAAaccagtggcggctggtgcaaaaaaaattgagggggggcgcaaaaaaatgaaaaacaaataaagcagtcttatttatttgaacatgaattttgccctCCTTTCCTTCTGGCTTGCAAATTTCTCTATTACATTTGTATTAAAGTCAGTCATCAAAactgaattttctctcattttgtaaaAGATGCTGCTCCAACCTGTAGCTATTCAACGTGAACCGAGTTAACGAACCGCAGATGActgactgacactaccaacaagagtggggGGTGTCTAACAAGAGTGGGAGTGTCCGGGGCGCAGCTCTCTGCTGCAAAAATCTGCAGCAGATCTCTGTGGAAAATCTGAAACCGACCAATTAAACGGCAGCCTCACACCACgtgcttggcaaaagtttaCGCATCTACATTGACTCCCATTAGACCGGCGCCCCAAccaggaagtgtgcacaatgtaagcaattaaatacaattatgtgtttactcttttaataaattcaaacatggctatattagacacacagtgtaactaaataatttcctcactatcgcaatttataatgaactcattttaatatcggaacaatattaagggggcggcgCCCAGTGCCCCGTattgaccagccgccactggtctaaactgaaagtaaaaaggCAGCTATCTTCAACCAACGAAACCTGCTTTAACAATGATTAAGACCATTCATAGTCAAGTTCAGTATTAATGTATAATCAACAGCACTGCATAATGCTAAAAGCATTACATTTATGTATAACCCAATCCCATGTTGCTTACCTGCCAGCGGTGGTCCAATAAGAACGGGGCAGCACTCCACAATGGTGGTGAGGCCCACAGCACTGGAGAACCTCTGCGCTCCAACCAGGTCCATGAGCGTCTCAAACAGTACTGCACTCACCATGCCAAATGCAAACCCAAAGAACACGGCGTACAGCACCATGCCAGTGTAGCTTTGAGCCAACGGGCACAGAATGTGACATATCCCATTGTAGAACACAGCAAAGCTAAAAAAATACTGGATCCTAGGACGCACCCAGCGCGAGTTCGCCACCATGCCCATGGAAGGCCGAGCGAACATGTCCACAAAGGCCAGAATGGAGAGCAGCAAGGCTGCTGAGTACTCGTCCACACCATTGTCCTTGGCGTATGGGGAGAGGAAGACGATGGGTGCGAAGAAGCCAATGAACATGATCACGTTGCCAGACAGGTAGATGAGGAAGCCTCTGTGCTTGAACAGGGACAGGTCCAAGTATTTGTTCACTGTCTGCCAGGCTGTGAGTCTTTCGCTCTTTGTGGCAGCAGGGACGGGGGTTTCTTTCTCAGCTTTCTTTGCAGGCTGATGGAGGGGTCTCATAAGGGATCCGGCCACACAGCAATTGAGCAGGAGCCCCCCAAGAATGAGGAAACTGCCCCTCCAGCCAAAAGCATTAATGAGGTACTGGTTTAAGGGAGCGAGCGTGCTCAGAAACACAGGGCTGCCTGCCATGGCAAAGCCGTTAGCAATGGGGCGCTTCTTGTAAAAGTACGTCCCAATCATGGTCAGTGCTGGCTGGAGGTTGAAGGCAAGACCGAAACCTTTAAGGGGACAAAAGTGGTTAATGTTGAAAGTATTTTAGAAACAAGTAAACATTTTAGTAAAGAAAGCCAAATGTAACATTTACAGGTAAAAGTTATATTGTAAGCTACAACAGCAATACCCAGCACATTACTGCAAGCAGACAATTTACTTTGTAGAATCTGGATTTAACCTgaataattatatttttatactgtataatataataatataaataattgaATATGATTTAATTTCATTGGGGTTTAACTGGGAATTAATAAATCTAAATGGAAATTGCACCTACTTACCTCCAATCACTCCGATGCAGATGTAGAGTTCTGTGACGTTGCTGCAGAAAGAGGCACCAATCATGCCGAGGGAGCACAGCAACCCCCCCGTCATCATAACCGGCCGACAGCCATATGTGTTTACTAGTATACTGCTTATAGGGCCTAAAACAGAGGACAAAAAGGATTAAGTATGGAACTGGATGTGTTCTTAGTAACATCAAACCCATGGCTCCATGTCCCAGAAGTACAGAGGAGAAAAGCAATGCAGTCTGTTCGACAGTATCCATTACTCATGTAAATAGGATGGCATTATGTCTCCTCCTGTTGAAATAGATGTAGCATGCCAGTTAGACTGGGTGAGGCTTGTGGAAACCAAAAGTGGGACACTGCAGGACAACAGTTAGCATCAGTAATAATAAGGTGGTTTTATGTAGTTAAGAGGGCCAGTCACAACAAGGGGCAGGTTTTTTTGTGGGCCAgttatggtctggtggtagggaactggtcttgtgacctgagggttgtgggttcgattcccaggcctgaggacatgacctaaccccaactgctcctcggtactgggctagggctgcccaccgctctgggcacagtaatcactagtgtgtgtgttctaactgcacagatgggtaaaaagtggaggacaaattttgattgcagtgaaaaatcacaattgacaaaatatgacacaagtaaattttttatattttacaaaTGGTGGTAGAAGTGCCAGTTTAACAGGAGTGTGTTTCAGCATTGCTGTGAGGAGTCTAGGCAACCAAAAAAATGTATCTCTTCACACATAGTACTGTTTGTTAGGGGTGAGCTGCAagagtcgctgattcgactatagtcgactataccccttAGTCTACTATGAAcatcatagtcgaatgtaccattctaactaaACGGGGGTGCCGAAGGATGCTGCTAAGTGGCActgtgaggcggccccctacctttttgttcgcactccctgcccgtcacagaatgaccagtcactttcggaagccgccagtctctttttctttctccttcgttcgtggtcatgtctcgtggtaagtgtttgtctgcgtagtGTTTCGTGAAGAAATCCGCCGTGCCACAGACACAACACATAGGCAcggaggaccagggctgtcttccTGGGAACACTCttcgtgtttgtttgtttgtttgaagagatcCGCCATGCCtaggtgttgtgtttgtggcacggcgaggaccagggctgtcttccTGGGAACACTCTTCAtcttgtgtggtgttagtgtgtacgCGCAAACGGCAACATAGATTAGTGTGCTTCGCTCGCTTGTGTTCTGTGGTCTCGTTCGTTCATCGTTTTGTACacggttttttgtttgtctagtctttgcgtgttcgtggTGTCCTAGCGTGCTCATGAAATGTTGTTGTTATatgtaattccacgcttgctcctccccttaaatgtgtgtttgggggggccggctgtggtcccgtgccacggggtatggcacggagggcgtcggtggggcgcgtttgtgttttatgttggggtgtgtgtgtatgtgtgtgttttctgtgcaggtgcttccccctggCAGTGTCGTGgagttcctggaccttgtggtggtctccacctggcaggagcccccttatgttgtggggtgactggAGCCCGGtcataaagagcccctccctagagggctggggcccctggatgtttggggaccatgggtctccggtctgagaagctcctgctgaagatggagatcctccctcctgcccggggtgaccaggaggcccttggggctacTCCCCAGCCCGCaacgggggtgctctgggcctcggtctctggcgctcctgggttgggtggaggagtccaccttgcgatgaggggccccgggaggggttggctccccaggagcctggggtgacccctagcagaaggcaggggtcagctctggaaggaggtaggtccaggaggtgaagtagccacacctcggggaggtaacctgcacacacacacatacactagggACGAGaaaggagccgtagctcctcgtcctcacacctgtggggctcactggctgaaggccggttagggcgtgagggccctgtgaccgaccggggcgtggttttgtgttgttaacggacCAGTCGTTTCAGGGtaccgcccagggaggtgagctaatTAATGTtatatgttttgtgtttcagctcctggactgcaggggaagtgtccctgccttcctgccccttcatgttttgtgttgcagccgctgtgtgccacacacccagtggaggggagtgcggcttggtgggggggtctgtcacggtgaggcggccccctaccggtcgcctccgtccacagcggctgttgttgttgttttgttacgtcgtgtgcgtccctcaggtgggcggagcattttgtcaaaaacaaaaatagccttttgtcaaataaaatcatcctaatttctgttaaatattttaaaattatgTGTGCttattaacaataggcatcttccttactacacattaataaatcacaccctgcagttgcacaatccaaatgagctgAGCTGAAAACGctacagcaggggtgcccaatacgtcgATGGTTATCTACTGgttgatcgcgaaggaagtgagGGTAGATCGCATGGTATTAAAAAGTaggggatgaatgacaggctatcgtccaacTGCACTGAGAGTTgccttttgattgacatacagggtagccaatctgacgtctgaaCTTTTGACACCCTACGCATGCGCGTTAAACCACGCTAATTTGTTCAGTTACCTTGCTGTAGCTAgcctccaatttatttaaactaaTTACGAAAAGGGTATAGAAATGAGTTCCGTAGCTGTTCCGAGTAAGATGCCTAAAAGCTACCACTTCATACAGAATGGGAGGATGTTtttttcactatgtcatattctaAGTGCGTTTGCCTCATCTGTCAGTGTGCCGTTGCTATTCCAAAGAAGGAAAATGTGGAGCAGCCTTTTCGGACTGTTCATAAAAAACTATGACACTGACTTTGGTCCAAAAAGCGAGCTGAGAAGGAGACAGGTGTAAGAACTAAAATCCCAGTTGTCCGGACAGCAGTCATTTTACTCACATTTGACCACAAAAGCGAAGGCAGCCACCTTAAGCATTATTTCGGGTGAGTCACTTAATTGTTAAGCACAAAAAGTCCTTCCAAGAAGGAGATCTAGAGTCCAGTGAAGGTGTGCTTTATACCACTGCATCCGATGCTTTGCATGGCACTTGGTGATGAATGGTTTGGATGCAACTGCTCGACCAtgaaaacccattccatgaagctctctgcacactgttcttgggctaatctgaaggccacatgaagtttggatgtctgtagtgattgacgaCCTGTTTGCAtgatgtgcttcagcatccgctgaccccactCCAAAGTTGTGTAAACCTACACAACTTGTATTCTTATTAGTGTAATGTAATATGGTTATTGTTACTACGATATTGATGATTACCTCCTCAGCTCCAGTATGGTGAGTTAAGGAAGCCtaatacataaacaaaacaactaGACAGACTTAACCTTAAGCAGAAACCAGAACCAAACAACCAGGGGCTACGTGCAATGACCTGCAAAGTTCAGGGTaaaacacagggtttaaatacacaggcaAATGGGGACTCTAACAAGACAGGTGTCAGGGCTGACTCCAGGACGGCTCCTTCTGCCACCACCGGGGGGAGCTCGCGAGCTACTTCATGGCATGCAATCAGTGGTGATGGGCTGCAGCTGTCTTTCTCCCTAATTAGGAAGCACAGTccatcactgctgagttgtttgtagtCGTTACTGCTAGCGTTcagccctgtctctgtctcttggTAATGCGTGTGCATTTCTTTGGTGTTTCTCCACCATATTTTCCAGACGGAatttttctcttctcttttccAGACGTCCCTATTTTTCGAGTGTTCTCATTGCTGCACCATTCTCTCTGgcctttctcaagttttcccttGCTGTTTCTTCTCTGTCagttttttgtattattttttgggaagggttttgtgtTGCTCCCTTCTCTGGTCAGAGAGCAACCTTAGTTTGGttttttaccatttttcttttttgcgtTGTTTTTTGGTGAGGTTTCATATCTTCCTGGTTTCCCCGCACTGTGTGTACAGTGGGATTTTATTTATAATGCTTTTCGCACATTCGTTTGTTCTCCCACAGCCAATTCTTTGCGgaggttttttgttttgtgtggttTGGCATTTGGGTTCTCCTCTCATTTTAATTTCACGTGGTGGATCTCGTGTCTGAGATTCCCCCATGTTACCAAACAACTCAGCCAGAACATGGACCCAGCTATATCCCATGAAATTAATTAACTTAAAACAGTGTTGGCTAGACAAAGGCATCTGATAGGCCGGCACGAGCAAACACTGCAACAAATCCTTGAGCAGTTGTAAAATGTGGATATTGCGGTGTGGGCGGCCGGTCAAGCCAGACAGTCGCCTACTACTCCTGCTAGTCCTCCGTCCACTGAACCTCGGAATGAGCCCGCACTACCATCTCCCGCACGTTATGCAGAGtcagcaatacttcgcaaccaggaagtgcaGAAAGGGGTGTATAATTAGTTGGCAGGAGGGAGTGGCAACTGGGGACAGGTGTGGCTGGTTAGTGAGACGGAGGGATTAGGTGTTATTCCTGATTCTCAACTTGTTGGTCAGGCATTGGGGTCCAGTTTGCCAGGTGTCCTGTCTTGTGGCAGGTCGCTTGAACACCTCTGAAGGGCCACCGGAATTAATCAACCTAAAATCAGTCCCTGCCAAATACCACAGgatgctagggttagggttacctcTTGCCTGGTACGACTCCTCCCAGGGGTTGGCGTTTTTTACTCTTTGACCCTGAGCAGAAAGCCATGGACAATTACATCTAGGAGTCCTTGGCCACGGGGCTGATTCGGCCCACAACCTCACCCAGGTTGCATTTTTGGGGTTCTGTGTATCTAAAGGCAAGCTTACAATGGATCCAGCCAAATCGTGAGCTCTGGCAACTTGGCCGGTT
It includes:
- the LOC143514803 gene encoding monocarboxylate transporter 2, which gives rise to MPPPVGPPAVPPPDGGWGWVVVCGAFISIGFSYAFPKATTVFFKDIQNIFDASYSQVAWISSIMLAVMYAGGPISSILVNTYGCRPVMMTGGLLCSLGMIGASFCSNVTELYICIGVIGGFGLAFNLQPALTMIGTYFYKKRPIANGFAMAGSPVFLSTLAPLNQYLINAFGWRGSFLILGGLLLNCCVAGSLMRPLHQPAKKAEKETPVPAATKSERLTAWQTVNKYLDLSLFKHRGFLIYLSGNVIMFIGFFAPIVFLSPYAKDNGVDEYSAALLLSILAFVDMFARPSMGMVANSRWVRPRIQYFFSFAVFYNGICHILCPLAQSYTGMVLYAVFFGFAFGMVSAVLFETLMDLVGAQRFSSAVGLTTIVECCPVLIGPPLAGKLVDVTGNYKYLYICCGSVVIFASVWLFIGNFINYRLLDREQKQMNQYRQAETDEPNRDQELVGVQATTDMKDCEELCTNGEGAMLRETDI